Proteins encoded in a region of the Xylocopa sonorina isolate GNS202 chromosome 1, iyXylSono1_principal, whole genome shotgun sequence genome:
- the Unk gene encoding RING finger protein unk isoform X8: MSRIPCPIDGRGLAGKKGRKTDYATATTTTRTTRKDKRECTVVRPYVRLCVRARVTRLSKMKSDSKPLLTAQTEKANHYTYLKEFRVEQCPLFIQRKCTQHRPFTCFNWHFMNQRRRRPVRKRDRTFNYSADNYCSKYDETTGICPDGDECPFLHRTAGDTERRYHLRYYKTCMCVHDTDTRGFCVKNGPHCAFAHGNHDLRPPVYDIKEIQALENPDSDPNSSSNGPNILDKERNLMNEDPKWQDTNYVLSNYKTESCKRPPRLCRQGYACPQYHNSKDKRRSPRKYKYRSTPCPNVKHGEEWGEPGNCEQGDACTYCHTRTEQQFHPEIYKSTKCNDVQQAGYCPRGVFCAFAHVDQEMSLARDMAVPIDCGTNLADILSNALPPDKRTHEKDKPLSDSSNGSGEVSESASTSSVGSNSSHSKAPGAQLHNSNSNSTVNTSNQQKLTSILYNPNSLLQVGEIRKQMVAIDSDPLLTKVEKAQQKQSLYIAYSLNGTLGSHSLATTVSPLSSSFYPNDTVESVVGNALDELHLDDPLNLVESIHRETNSPISNSISAGLASSGLLGSSAPVNIPGMTERSVLTNFSPSTSSPLQHLHSTGFLSGSRFSHQDSMESTMPFMNQVSDPFSNHISQLSNSASKLSGFNSSLFDFTNQGMSPSRTQPLPASPLVNAFSISPSNTGSLSEVQRLREELTSSRAQLATWDERINQARAACAAWQLESEEAKRKASIAEQQRDEALMQMKALRVENEVSSGGPFLHTLRRTSELRSLSIAALKSIQSQLRSDLEEVEKVAQSLPFQVLYRETATKCMVCEEQNRTVTLSPCNHYVVCSTCAPNQRECPYCQTPVVSTS, translated from the exons ATGTCCCGCATTCCGTGCCCGATAGATGGTAGAGGTTTAGCGGGGAAAAAGGGGCGAAAGACAGACTACGCGACGGCTACAACGACGACGAGAACGACGAGAAAAGACAAGAGAGAGTGTACCGTCGTTCGCCCGTACGTCCgtctgtgtgtgcgcgcgcgcgttacTCGGTTGTCCAAGATGAAGTCCGACTCTAAACCTTTGTTGACAGCTCAGACGGAAAAGGCGAATCATTACAC ATACTTGAAGGAATTTCGCGTCGAACAATGTCCCCTCTTTATACAGCGCAAATGCACACAACACCGACCCTTCACGTGCTTCAACTGGCACTTTATGAACCAGCGGAGGCGCAGACCGGTGAGAAAGAGGGACCGCACCTTCAACTATAGCGCCGATAATTATTGCAGCAAGTACGATGAGACCACCGGCATATGTCCAGATGGAGACGA GTGTCCATTCCTTCATCGTACTGCTGGTGACACAGAGAGACGTTACCACCTTCGTTACTATAAAACCTGCATGTGTGTCCATGATACGGACACGCGTGGATTCTGTGTCAAAAACGGACCTCACTGTGCCTTTGCACATGGCAATCATGATCTTCGTCCGCCAGTTTATGACATCAAAGAGATACAGGCGCTGGAGAACCCTGATTCTGATCCTAATTCATCTTCTAACGGTCCAAATATACTTGACAAAGAACGGAACCTGATGAACGAAGATCCGAAATGGCAGGATACAAATTATGTACTCAGTAATTATAAGACGGAATCTTGCAAACGTCCACCAAGACTTTGCCGCCAGGGTTATGCTTGTCCACAATATCATAATAGCAAAGATAAAAGACGTAGTCCGCGCAAGTACAAGTACAG ATCAACACCGTGTCCTAACGTAAAACATGGAGAAGAATGGGGTGAGCCGGGTAATTGTGAACAAGGAGATGCTTGTACATATTGTCATACACGCACGGAACAGCAATTCCATCCGGAGATATACAAATCTACAAAGTGCAACGATGTCCAGCAAGCTGGATATTGCCCACGCGGAGTCTTCTGTGCTTTTGCACATGTTGACC AAGAAATGAGCCTGGCGAGGGACATGGCGGTACCTATAGATTGTGGCACCAATCTGGCTGATATTCTGAGCAATGCGCTTCCACCTGATAAGCGCACTCACGAGAAAGATAAACCGCTTAGCGATAGTAGT AATGGAAGTGGCGAAGTATCAGAATCAGCAAGCACTAGTAGCGTTGGTAGCAATAGTTCGCACAGTAAAGCCCCTGGTGCTCAACTTCACAACTCCAATTCCAATAGCACTGTAAACACTTCCAATCAGCAGAAGCTAACAAGTATACTGTATAATCCAAATTCTCTGTTACAAGTT GGTGAAATACGAAAACAAATGGTTGCTATAGACAGTGATCCTTTATTAACAAAAGTTGAAAAAGCTCAACAGAAACAAAGCCTATACATTGCTTACAGTTTGAATGGAACCTTAGGCAGTCATTCATTAGCAACTACCGTATCGCCGCTTTCAAGTTCATTTTATCCAAATGACACTGTGGAATCTGTAGTAG GAAACGCATTAGATGAATTACATCTAGACGATCCCTTAAATTTAGTAGAATCAATTCATAGAGAAACTAATTCACCAATTAGCAATTCAATATCAGCAGGCCTAGCGAGTTCTGGATTATTAGGAAGCTCAGCTCCAGTTAATATTCCTGGAATGACTGAACGTTCTGTTCTTACAAATTTTTCGCCATCGACATCCAGTCCACtgcagcacttacattcaactgGTTTCCTTAGTGGGTCCAGATTTTCTCATCAAGATTCAATGGAATCG ACAATGCCATTTATGAATCAAGTATCAGATCCATTTAGCAATCATATTTCACAACTTAGCAATTCAGCTTCAAAGCTTAGCGGATTTAATAGTAGCTTATTTGATTTTACGAATCAAGGAATGTCTCCATCTCGTACTCAGCCTCTCCCAGCATCTCCATTGGTTAATGCATTTTCCATTAGCCCAAGTAACACAGGATCTTTGTCTGAG GTACAGAGGCTTAGGGAGGAATTAACGTCGAGCCGTGCTCAGTTAGCAACGTGGGATGAACGTATTAATCAAGCTCGAGCTGCTTGTGCTGCGTGGCAGTTAGAAAGCGAGGAGGCTAAACGGAAAGCAAGTATTGCCGAACAGCAAAGAGACGAG GCTTTGATGCAAATGAAAGCGTTGAGAGTGGAAAACGAGGTGTCCAGTGGTGGTCCATTTCTTCACACACTGAGAAGAACAAGCGAACTCAGATCATTATCGATAGCTGCATTAAAATCAATTCAATCACAGCTCCGTTCGGATCTCGAAGAAGTTGAAAAG GTAGCTCAGTCGTTGCCGTTCCAGGTGCTGTACAGAGAAACGGCAACAAAGTGCATGGTTTGCGAGGAACAAAATCGCACTGTTACCCTCTCACCCTGTAACCACTACGTGGTCTGCTCGACGTGCGCTCCAAATCAACGTGAGTGCCCGTACTGCCAGACTCCGGTTGTCTCTACAAGTTAG
- the Unk gene encoding RING finger protein unk isoform X5 — protein MSRIPCPIDGRGLAGKKGRKTDYATATTTTRTTRKDKRECTVVRPYVRLCVRARVTRLSKMKSDSKPLLTAQTEKANHYTYLKEFRVEQCPLFIQRKCTQHRPFTCFNWHFMNQRRRRPVRKRDRTFNYSADNYCSKYDETTGICPDGDECPFLHRTAGDTERRYHLRYYKTCMCVHDTDTRGFCVKNGPHCAFAHGNHDLRPPVYDIKEIQALENPDSDPNSSSNGPNILDKERNLMNEDPKWQDTNYVLSNYKTESCKRPPRLCRQGYACPQYHNSKDKRRSPRKYKYRSTPCPNVKHGEEWGEPGNCEQGDACTYCHTRTEQQFHPEIYKSTKCNDVQQAGYCPRGVFCAFAHVDLLPTEEMSLARDMAVPIDCGTNLADILSNALPPDKRTHEKDKPLSDSSNGSGEVSESASTSSVGSNSSHSKAPGAQLHNSNSNSTVNTSNQQKLTSILYNPNSLLQVGEIRKQMVAIDSDPLLTKVEKAQQKQSLYIAYSLNGTLGSHSLATTVSPLSSSFYPNDTVESVVGNALDELHLDDPLNLVESIHRETNSPISNSISAGLASSGLLGSSAPVNIPGMTERSVLTNFSPSTSSPLQHLHSTGFLSGSRFSHQDSMESTMPFMNQVSDPFSNHISQLSNSASKLSGFNSSLFDFTNQGMSPSRTQPLPASPLVNAFSISPSNTGSLSEVQRLREELTSSRAQLATWDERINQARAACAAWQLESEEAKRKASIAEQQRDEALMQMKALRVENEVSSGGPFLHTLRRTSELRSLSIAALKSIQSQLRSDLEEVEKVAQSLPFQVLYRETATKCMVCEEQNRTVTLSPCNHYVVCSTCAPNQRECPYCQTPVVSTS, from the exons ATGTCCCGCATTCCGTGCCCGATAGATGGTAGAGGTTTAGCGGGGAAAAAGGGGCGAAAGACAGACTACGCGACGGCTACAACGACGACGAGAACGACGAGAAAAGACAAGAGAGAGTGTACCGTCGTTCGCCCGTACGTCCgtctgtgtgtgcgcgcgcgcgttacTCGGTTGTCCAAGATGAAGTCCGACTCTAAACCTTTGTTGACAGCTCAGACGGAAAAGGCGAATCATTACAC ATACTTGAAGGAATTTCGCGTCGAACAATGTCCCCTCTTTATACAGCGCAAATGCACACAACACCGACCCTTCACGTGCTTCAACTGGCACTTTATGAACCAGCGGAGGCGCAGACCGGTGAGAAAGAGGGACCGCACCTTCAACTATAGCGCCGATAATTATTGCAGCAAGTACGATGAGACCACCGGCATATGTCCAGATGGAGACGA GTGTCCATTCCTTCATCGTACTGCTGGTGACACAGAGAGACGTTACCACCTTCGTTACTATAAAACCTGCATGTGTGTCCATGATACGGACACGCGTGGATTCTGTGTCAAAAACGGACCTCACTGTGCCTTTGCACATGGCAATCATGATCTTCGTCCGCCAGTTTATGACATCAAAGAGATACAGGCGCTGGAGAACCCTGATTCTGATCCTAATTCATCTTCTAACGGTCCAAATATACTTGACAAAGAACGGAACCTGATGAACGAAGATCCGAAATGGCAGGATACAAATTATGTACTCAGTAATTATAAGACGGAATCTTGCAAACGTCCACCAAGACTTTGCCGCCAGGGTTATGCTTGTCCACAATATCATAATAGCAAAGATAAAAGACGTAGTCCGCGCAAGTACAAGTACAG ATCAACACCGTGTCCTAACGTAAAACATGGAGAAGAATGGGGTGAGCCGGGTAATTGTGAACAAGGAGATGCTTGTACATATTGTCATACACGCACGGAACAGCAATTCCATCCGGAGATATACAAATCTACAAAGTGCAACGATGTCCAGCAAGCTGGATATTGCCCACGCGGAGTCTTCTGTGCTTTTGCACATGTTGACC TGTTGCCAACAGAAGAAATGAGCCTGGCGAGGGACATGGCGGTACCTATAGATTGTGGCACCAATCTGGCTGATATTCTGAGCAATGCGCTTCCACCTGATAAGCGCACTCACGAGAAAGATAAACCGCTTAGCGATAGTAGT AATGGAAGTGGCGAAGTATCAGAATCAGCAAGCACTAGTAGCGTTGGTAGCAATAGTTCGCACAGTAAAGCCCCTGGTGCTCAACTTCACAACTCCAATTCCAATAGCACTGTAAACACTTCCAATCAGCAGAAGCTAACAAGTATACTGTATAATCCAAATTCTCTGTTACAAGTT GGTGAAATACGAAAACAAATGGTTGCTATAGACAGTGATCCTTTATTAACAAAAGTTGAAAAAGCTCAACAGAAACAAAGCCTATACATTGCTTACAGTTTGAATGGAACCTTAGGCAGTCATTCATTAGCAACTACCGTATCGCCGCTTTCAAGTTCATTTTATCCAAATGACACTGTGGAATCTGTAGTAG GAAACGCATTAGATGAATTACATCTAGACGATCCCTTAAATTTAGTAGAATCAATTCATAGAGAAACTAATTCACCAATTAGCAATTCAATATCAGCAGGCCTAGCGAGTTCTGGATTATTAGGAAGCTCAGCTCCAGTTAATATTCCTGGAATGACTGAACGTTCTGTTCTTACAAATTTTTCGCCATCGACATCCAGTCCACtgcagcacttacattcaactgGTTTCCTTAGTGGGTCCAGATTTTCTCATCAAGATTCAATGGAATCG ACAATGCCATTTATGAATCAAGTATCAGATCCATTTAGCAATCATATTTCACAACTTAGCAATTCAGCTTCAAAGCTTAGCGGATTTAATAGTAGCTTATTTGATTTTACGAATCAAGGAATGTCTCCATCTCGTACTCAGCCTCTCCCAGCATCTCCATTGGTTAATGCATTTTCCATTAGCCCAAGTAACACAGGATCTTTGTCTGAG GTACAGAGGCTTAGGGAGGAATTAACGTCGAGCCGTGCTCAGTTAGCAACGTGGGATGAACGTATTAATCAAGCTCGAGCTGCTTGTGCTGCGTGGCAGTTAGAAAGCGAGGAGGCTAAACGGAAAGCAAGTATTGCCGAACAGCAAAGAGACGAG GCTTTGATGCAAATGAAAGCGTTGAGAGTGGAAAACGAGGTGTCCAGTGGTGGTCCATTTCTTCACACACTGAGAAGAACAAGCGAACTCAGATCATTATCGATAGCTGCATTAAAATCAATTCAATCACAGCTCCGTTCGGATCTCGAAGAAGTTGAAAAG GTAGCTCAGTCGTTGCCGTTCCAGGTGCTGTACAGAGAAACGGCAACAAAGTGCATGGTTTGCGAGGAACAAAATCGCACTGTTACCCTCTCACCCTGTAACCACTACGTGGTCTGCTCGACGTGCGCTCCAAATCAACGTGAGTGCCCGTACTGCCAGACTCCGGTTGTCTCTACAAGTTAG
- the Unk gene encoding RING finger protein unk isoform X11, with protein sequence MCSSVDSHSRYLKEFRVEQCPLFIQRKCTQHRPFTCFNWHFMNQRRRRPVRKRDRTFNYSADNYCSKYDETTGICPDGDECPFLHRTAGDTERRYHLRYYKTCMCVHDTDTRGFCVKNGPHCAFAHGNHDLRPPVYDIKEIQALENPDSDPNSSSNGPNILDKERNLMNEDPKWQDTNYVLSNYKTESCKRPPRLCRQGYACPQYHNSKDKRRSPRKYKYRSTPCPNVKHGEEWGEPGNCEQGDACTYCHTRTEQQFHPEIYKSTKCNDVQQAGYCPRGVFCAFAHVDLLPTEEMSLARDMAVPIDCGTNLADILSNALPPDKRTHEKDKPLSDSSNGSGEVSESASTSSVGSNSSHSKAPGAQLHNSNSNSTVNTSNQQKLTSILYNPNSLLQVGEIRKQMVAIDSDPLLTKVEKAQQKQSLYIAYSLNGTLGSHSLATTVSPLSSSFYPNDTVESVVGNALDELHLDDPLNLVESIHRETNSPISNSISAGLASSGLLGSSAPVNIPGMTERSVLTNFSPSTSSPLQHLHSTGFLSGSRFSHQDSMESTMPFMNQVSDPFSNHISQLSNSASKLSGFNSSLFDFTNQGMSPSRTQPLPASPLVNAFSISPSNTGSLSEVQRLREELTSSRAQLATWDERINQARAACAAWQLESEEAKRKASIAEQQRDEALMQMKALRVENEVSSGGPFLHTLRRTSELRSLSIAALKSIQSQLRSDLEEVEKVLYRETATKCMVCEEQNRTVTLSPCNHYVVCSTCAPNQRECPYCQTPVVSTS encoded by the exons ATGTGTAGCTCTGTGGATTCGCATTCCAGATACTTGAAGGAATTTCGCGTCGAACAATGTCCCCTCTTTATACAGCGCAAATGCACACAACACCGACCCTTCACGTGCTTCAACTGGCACTTTATGAACCAGCGGAGGCGCAGACCGGTGAGAAAGAGGGACCGCACCTTCAACTATAGCGCCGATAATTATTGCAGCAAGTACGATGAGACCACCGGCATATGTCCAGATGGAGACGA GTGTCCATTCCTTCATCGTACTGCTGGTGACACAGAGAGACGTTACCACCTTCGTTACTATAAAACCTGCATGTGTGTCCATGATACGGACACGCGTGGATTCTGTGTCAAAAACGGACCTCACTGTGCCTTTGCACATGGCAATCATGATCTTCGTCCGCCAGTTTATGACATCAAAGAGATACAGGCGCTGGAGAACCCTGATTCTGATCCTAATTCATCTTCTAACGGTCCAAATATACTTGACAAAGAACGGAACCTGATGAACGAAGATCCGAAATGGCAGGATACAAATTATGTACTCAGTAATTATAAGACGGAATCTTGCAAACGTCCACCAAGACTTTGCCGCCAGGGTTATGCTTGTCCACAATATCATAATAGCAAAGATAAAAGACGTAGTCCGCGCAAGTACAAGTACAG ATCAACACCGTGTCCTAACGTAAAACATGGAGAAGAATGGGGTGAGCCGGGTAATTGTGAACAAGGAGATGCTTGTACATATTGTCATACACGCACGGAACAGCAATTCCATCCGGAGATATACAAATCTACAAAGTGCAACGATGTCCAGCAAGCTGGATATTGCCCACGCGGAGTCTTCTGTGCTTTTGCACATGTTGACC TGTTGCCAACAGAAGAAATGAGCCTGGCGAGGGACATGGCGGTACCTATAGATTGTGGCACCAATCTGGCTGATATTCTGAGCAATGCGCTTCCACCTGATAAGCGCACTCACGAGAAAGATAAACCGCTTAGCGATAGTAGT AATGGAAGTGGCGAAGTATCAGAATCAGCAAGCACTAGTAGCGTTGGTAGCAATAGTTCGCACAGTAAAGCCCCTGGTGCTCAACTTCACAACTCCAATTCCAATAGCACTGTAAACACTTCCAATCAGCAGAAGCTAACAAGTATACTGTATAATCCAAATTCTCTGTTACAAGTT GGTGAAATACGAAAACAAATGGTTGCTATAGACAGTGATCCTTTATTAACAAAAGTTGAAAAAGCTCAACAGAAACAAAGCCTATACATTGCTTACAGTTTGAATGGAACCTTAGGCAGTCATTCATTAGCAACTACCGTATCGCCGCTTTCAAGTTCATTTTATCCAAATGACACTGTGGAATCTGTAGTAG GAAACGCATTAGATGAATTACATCTAGACGATCCCTTAAATTTAGTAGAATCAATTCATAGAGAAACTAATTCACCAATTAGCAATTCAATATCAGCAGGCCTAGCGAGTTCTGGATTATTAGGAAGCTCAGCTCCAGTTAATATTCCTGGAATGACTGAACGTTCTGTTCTTACAAATTTTTCGCCATCGACATCCAGTCCACtgcagcacttacattcaactgGTTTCCTTAGTGGGTCCAGATTTTCTCATCAAGATTCAATGGAATCG ACAATGCCATTTATGAATCAAGTATCAGATCCATTTAGCAATCATATTTCACAACTTAGCAATTCAGCTTCAAAGCTTAGCGGATTTAATAGTAGCTTATTTGATTTTACGAATCAAGGAATGTCTCCATCTCGTACTCAGCCTCTCCCAGCATCTCCATTGGTTAATGCATTTTCCATTAGCCCAAGTAACACAGGATCTTTGTCTGAG GTACAGAGGCTTAGGGAGGAATTAACGTCGAGCCGTGCTCAGTTAGCAACGTGGGATGAACGTATTAATCAAGCTCGAGCTGCTTGTGCTGCGTGGCAGTTAGAAAGCGAGGAGGCTAAACGGAAAGCAAGTATTGCCGAACAGCAAAGAGACGAG GCTTTGATGCAAATGAAAGCGTTGAGAGTGGAAAACGAGGTGTCCAGTGGTGGTCCATTTCTTCACACACTGAGAAGAACAAGCGAACTCAGATCATTATCGATAGCTGCATTAAAATCAATTCAATCACAGCTCCGTTCGGATCTCGAAGAAGTTGAAAAG GTGCTGTACAGAGAAACGGCAACAAAGTGCATGGTTTGCGAGGAACAAAATCGCACTGTTACCCTCTCACCCTGTAACCACTACGTGGTCTGCTCGACGTGCGCTCCAAATCAACGTGAGTGCCCGTACTGCCAGACTCCGGTTGTCTCTACAAGTTAG
- the Unk gene encoding RING finger protein unk isoform X1, translating to MSRIPCPIDGRGLAGKKGRKTDYATATTTTRTTRKDKRECTVVRPYVRLCVRARVTRLSKMKSDSKPLLTAQTEKANHYTYLKEFRVEQCPLFIQRKCTQHRPFTCFNWHFMNQRRRRPVRKRDRTFNYSADNYCSKYDETTGICPDGDECPFLHRTAGDTERRYHLRYYKTCMCVHDTDTRGFCVKNGPHCAFAHGNHDLRPPVYDIKEIQALENPDSDPNSSSNGPNILDKERNLMNEDPKWQDTNYVLSNYKTESCKRPPRLCRQGYACPQYHNSKDKRRSPRKYKYRSTPCPNVKHGEEWGEPGNCEQGDACTYCHTRTEQQFHPEIYKSTKCNDVQQAGYCPRGVFCAFAHVDRECTLINLLPTEEMSLARDMAVPIDCGTNLADILSNALPPDKRTHEKDKPLSDSSNGSGEVSESASTSSVGSNSSHSKAPGAQLHNSNSNSTVNTSNQQKLTSILYNPNSLLQVGEIRKQMVAIDSDPLLTKVEKAQQKQSLYIAYSLNGTLGSHSLATTVSPLSSSFYPNDTVESVVGNALDELHLDDPLNLVESIHRETNSPISNSISAGLASSGLLGSSAPVNIPGMTERSVLTNFSPSTSSPLQHLHSTGFLSGSRFSHQDSMESTMPFMNQVSDPFSNHISQLSNSASKLSGFNSSLFDFTNQGMSPSRTQPLPASPLVNAFSISPSNTGSLSEVQRLREELTSSRAQLATWDERINQARAACAAWQLESEEAKRKASIAEQQRDEALMQMKALRVENEVSSGGPFLHTLRRTSELRSLSIAALKSIQSQLRSDLEEVEKVAQSLPFQVLYRETATKCMVCEEQNRTVTLSPCNHYVVCSTCAPNQRECPYCQTPVVSTS from the exons ATGTCCCGCATTCCGTGCCCGATAGATGGTAGAGGTTTAGCGGGGAAAAAGGGGCGAAAGACAGACTACGCGACGGCTACAACGACGACGAGAACGACGAGAAAAGACAAGAGAGAGTGTACCGTCGTTCGCCCGTACGTCCgtctgtgtgtgcgcgcgcgcgttacTCGGTTGTCCAAGATGAAGTCCGACTCTAAACCTTTGTTGACAGCTCAGACGGAAAAGGCGAATCATTACAC ATACTTGAAGGAATTTCGCGTCGAACAATGTCCCCTCTTTATACAGCGCAAATGCACACAACACCGACCCTTCACGTGCTTCAACTGGCACTTTATGAACCAGCGGAGGCGCAGACCGGTGAGAAAGAGGGACCGCACCTTCAACTATAGCGCCGATAATTATTGCAGCAAGTACGATGAGACCACCGGCATATGTCCAGATGGAGACGA GTGTCCATTCCTTCATCGTACTGCTGGTGACACAGAGAGACGTTACCACCTTCGTTACTATAAAACCTGCATGTGTGTCCATGATACGGACACGCGTGGATTCTGTGTCAAAAACGGACCTCACTGTGCCTTTGCACATGGCAATCATGATCTTCGTCCGCCAGTTTATGACATCAAAGAGATACAGGCGCTGGAGAACCCTGATTCTGATCCTAATTCATCTTCTAACGGTCCAAATATACTTGACAAAGAACGGAACCTGATGAACGAAGATCCGAAATGGCAGGATACAAATTATGTACTCAGTAATTATAAGACGGAATCTTGCAAACGTCCACCAAGACTTTGCCGCCAGGGTTATGCTTGTCCACAATATCATAATAGCAAAGATAAAAGACGTAGTCCGCGCAAGTACAAGTACAG ATCAACACCGTGTCCTAACGTAAAACATGGAGAAGAATGGGGTGAGCCGGGTAATTGTGAACAAGGAGATGCTTGTACATATTGTCATACACGCACGGAACAGCAATTCCATCCGGAGATATACAAATCTACAAAGTGCAACGATGTCCAGCAAGCTGGATATTGCCCACGCGGAGTCTTCTGTGCTTTTGCACATGTTGACCGTGAGTGTACCCTCATAAATC TGTTGCCAACAGAAGAAATGAGCCTGGCGAGGGACATGGCGGTACCTATAGATTGTGGCACCAATCTGGCTGATATTCTGAGCAATGCGCTTCCACCTGATAAGCGCACTCACGAGAAAGATAAACCGCTTAGCGATAGTAGT AATGGAAGTGGCGAAGTATCAGAATCAGCAAGCACTAGTAGCGTTGGTAGCAATAGTTCGCACAGTAAAGCCCCTGGTGCTCAACTTCACAACTCCAATTCCAATAGCACTGTAAACACTTCCAATCAGCAGAAGCTAACAAGTATACTGTATAATCCAAATTCTCTGTTACAAGTT GGTGAAATACGAAAACAAATGGTTGCTATAGACAGTGATCCTTTATTAACAAAAGTTGAAAAAGCTCAACAGAAACAAAGCCTATACATTGCTTACAGTTTGAATGGAACCTTAGGCAGTCATTCATTAGCAACTACCGTATCGCCGCTTTCAAGTTCATTTTATCCAAATGACACTGTGGAATCTGTAGTAG GAAACGCATTAGATGAATTACATCTAGACGATCCCTTAAATTTAGTAGAATCAATTCATAGAGAAACTAATTCACCAATTAGCAATTCAATATCAGCAGGCCTAGCGAGTTCTGGATTATTAGGAAGCTCAGCTCCAGTTAATATTCCTGGAATGACTGAACGTTCTGTTCTTACAAATTTTTCGCCATCGACATCCAGTCCACtgcagcacttacattcaactgGTTTCCTTAGTGGGTCCAGATTTTCTCATCAAGATTCAATGGAATCG ACAATGCCATTTATGAATCAAGTATCAGATCCATTTAGCAATCATATTTCACAACTTAGCAATTCAGCTTCAAAGCTTAGCGGATTTAATAGTAGCTTATTTGATTTTACGAATCAAGGAATGTCTCCATCTCGTACTCAGCCTCTCCCAGCATCTCCATTGGTTAATGCATTTTCCATTAGCCCAAGTAACACAGGATCTTTGTCTGAG GTACAGAGGCTTAGGGAGGAATTAACGTCGAGCCGTGCTCAGTTAGCAACGTGGGATGAACGTATTAATCAAGCTCGAGCTGCTTGTGCTGCGTGGCAGTTAGAAAGCGAGGAGGCTAAACGGAAAGCAAGTATTGCCGAACAGCAAAGAGACGAG GCTTTGATGCAAATGAAAGCGTTGAGAGTGGAAAACGAGGTGTCCAGTGGTGGTCCATTTCTTCACACACTGAGAAGAACAAGCGAACTCAGATCATTATCGATAGCTGCATTAAAATCAATTCAATCACAGCTCCGTTCGGATCTCGAAGAAGTTGAAAAG GTAGCTCAGTCGTTGCCGTTCCAGGTGCTGTACAGAGAAACGGCAACAAAGTGCATGGTTTGCGAGGAACAAAATCGCACTGTTACCCTCTCACCCTGTAACCACTACGTGGTCTGCTCGACGTGCGCTCCAAATCAACGTGAGTGCCCGTACTGCCAGACTCCGGTTGTCTCTACAAGTTAG